The following are encoded together in the Montipora foliosa isolate CH-2021 chromosome 12, ASM3666993v2, whole genome shotgun sequence genome:
- the LOC137981009 gene encoding uncharacterized protein — MALEEEVVRIICVYGPQSGRTGAEKERFYDDLRSEWDLHNMGELVLGMGDFNGHVGKRIEGFEGVYGGNGVGERNLEGKMLLEKGEKRKVTYSAGENETEIDFVLVEKGNRKYLRDAKVIPGELQHRLVVTDLVKKKVVRKKAIERRKVWKVKEDDTRARFEGR, encoded by the exons ATGGCACTTGAGGAAGAAGTGGTGAGAATTATATGTGTGTATGGTCCGCAAAGTGGCAGAACGGGTGCAGAGAAAGAGCGTTTTTATGATGATTTGAGGAGTGAGTGGGATCTGCACAACATGGGTGAGCTAGTATTGGGTATGGGTGACTTTAATGGACATGTTGGGAAACGGATTGAGGGTTTTGAGGGTGTGTATGGAGGAAATGGAGTTGGGGAGAGAAATTTGGAAGGAAAGATGTTGTTAGA AAAAGGGGAGAAGAGGAAAGTGACGTACAGCGCAGGGGAAAATGAGACGGAGATTGACTTTGTACTGGTGGAAAAGGGAAATAGAAAGTATCTGAGAGATGCGAAGGTCATCCCAGGTGAGCTTCAGCACAGGTTGGTGGTCACGGATCTGGTTAAGAAGAAGGTGGTGAGAAAGAAAGCTATTGAAAGAAGGAAGGTTTGGAAGGTGAAGGAAGACGATACAAGGGCAAGATTTGAAGGAAGGTAG